A single genomic interval of Metasolibacillus fluoroglycofenilyticus harbors:
- a CDS encoding capsular polysaccharide biosynthesis protein CapF has protein sequence MTIVVTGASGFIGKNLIAELGNYGNHRVVQVTRHTTEKELANYLKEATFVFHLAGINRPQHEEEFMQGNHDFTKQIVTYLKQLGNACPILVASSTQAERDNVYGQSKKAGEEVVFQYAEETGAQVFVYRLPNVFGKWCRPNYNSAIATFCHNISRDLEITVNDATVKLTLVYIDDVVREFINALEGKANKVGIYYEVATVHKQILGDIVELITSFKKSREERSVPTMSDAFTKALYSTYLSYLPENQFSYPLKMNVDLRGSFTEFIKTPDRGQVSVNISKPGITKGNHWHHTKNEKFLVVSGHGVIRFRKIGTKEVIEYFVSGEKLEVVDIPVGYTHNIENLGDTDMVTIMWVNEIFDPEKPDTFFVEV, from the coding sequence ATGACGATTGTAGTAACTGGAGCGAGCGGCTTTATAGGTAAAAACCTTATAGCTGAACTTGGAAACTATGGAAATCATCGCGTAGTACAAGTTACGCGCCATACAACTGAGAAAGAATTGGCTAATTATCTAAAAGAAGCTACGTTTGTTTTTCATTTAGCTGGTATTAACCGTCCGCAACATGAAGAGGAATTTATGCAAGGTAACCATGATTTTACTAAGCAAATAGTTACGTATTTAAAGCAGTTAGGGAATGCTTGTCCAATTCTTGTTGCTTCCTCGACACAAGCTGAACGAGATAATGTTTATGGCCAAAGTAAAAAGGCGGGTGAGGAAGTAGTTTTCCAATATGCTGAAGAAACTGGGGCACAGGTTTTTGTCTATCGTTTACCGAATGTCTTTGGAAAGTGGTGTAGGCCAAACTACAATAGTGCCATTGCTACGTTTTGTCATAATATAAGTCGTGATTTAGAGATTACAGTAAATGATGCAACAGTTAAATTGACATTGGTGTATATTGATGATGTTGTGCGAGAGTTTATAAATGCACTCGAAGGAAAAGCTAACAAGGTAGGAATTTATTATGAAGTGGCTACTGTGCATAAACAAATACTCGGTGATATAGTGGAGCTGATTACTTCCTTTAAAAAGAGCCGAGAAGAACGTTCTGTTCCAACAATGTCAGATGCTTTTACAAAGGCTTTATATAGCACGTATTTAAGCTATTTACCAGAAAATCAATTTAGTTATCCTTTAAAAATGAATGTAGATTTACGTGGGTCATTTACTGAATTTATTAAGACGCCAGATAGAGGGCAAGTATCGGTTAACATTTCAAAGCCTGGTATAACAAAGGGCAACCATTGGCATCATACAAAAAACGAGAAGTTTTTAGTTGTTAGTGGGCATGGTGTTATCCGATTCCGTAAAATTGGGACAAAGGAAGTTATTGAGTACTTCGTCAGTGGCGAGAAGCTAGAAGTGGTAGATATCCCAGTCGGTTATACACATAATATCGAAAATTTAGGTGACACAGATATGGTTACAATTATGTGGGTAAATGAAATATTTGACCCAGAAAAACCAGATACATTTTTTGTGGAGGTATAA
- the wecB gene encoding non-hydrolyzing UDP-N-acetylglucosamine 2-epimerase — MRKLKVMTVVGTRPEIIRLSAVIHKLEESEAIDHVLVHTGQNYDYELNEVFFNDFNLKKPDYFLNAAIGTAIETVGNILIKIDPILEEVQPDAFLVLGDTNSCLCAIAAKRRQIPIFHMEAGNRCFDQRVPEETNRKIVDHIADINLTYSDIAREYLLREGLSADRIIKTGSPMFEVLNSRKADIEQSNVLERLQLEQGKYFLVSAHREENISSERNFLNLIESLNAIAEKYGYPVIISTHPRTRKMIEEKGIIFNPLVQTLKPLGFNDYNKLQIKAKAVLSDSGTISEESSILGFRALNIREAHERPEAMEEASVIMVGLGVERIMQGLAVLEIQQHNTLRLVNDYSMPNVGEKVLRIILGYTDYVKRVVWLKNE, encoded by the coding sequence ATGAGAAAATTAAAAGTAATGACAGTGGTAGGGACAAGACCAGAAATTATTCGTCTGTCAGCTGTTATTCACAAACTAGAGGAATCCGAAGCTATTGACCATGTATTAGTGCATACAGGACAAAATTACGATTATGAGCTAAATGAAGTATTTTTCAATGATTTTAATCTAAAAAAACCAGATTATTTTTTAAATGCAGCGATTGGTACAGCAATTGAAACAGTAGGGAATATTTTGATTAAAATAGATCCAATTCTTGAGGAAGTACAACCAGATGCTTTTTTAGTATTGGGGGATACAAACAGCTGTTTATGTGCCATTGCAGCGAAACGACGTCAAATTCCAATTTTCCATATGGAAGCAGGAAATCGCTGCTTTGATCAACGTGTACCAGAAGAAACGAATCGTAAAATTGTGGATCATATAGCAGATATTAACCTGACGTATAGTGATATTGCACGTGAATATTTATTACGTGAAGGTTTATCAGCAGATCGTATTATTAAAACAGGTAGCCCGATGTTTGAGGTATTAAATTCTCGTAAAGCTGATATTGAACAATCTAATGTGTTAGAGCGTCTACAATTAGAGCAAGGCAAGTACTTTCTCGTATCTGCTCATCGTGAGGAAAACATTAGCTCTGAGCGCAATTTCCTAAACCTTATTGAATCATTAAATGCAATTGCAGAAAAATACGGTTATCCAGTCATCATAAGTACACATCCACGTACTCGTAAAATGATTGAAGAAAAGGGCATCATTTTCAATCCGTTAGTTCAGACATTAAAACCATTAGGATTTAATGATTATAATAAGTTACAAATCAAGGCGAAGGCAGTTTTGAGTGATAGTGGCACAATCAGTGAAGAATCATCAATTTTAGGTTTCCGTGCATTGAATATTCGAGAAGCACATGAAAGACCAGAGGCGATGGAAGAAGCATCTGTGATTATGGTAGGACTAGGTGTAGAGCGTATTATGCAGGGGTTAGCAGTTTTAGAAATACAACAACATAATACACTACGCTTAGTAAACGATTACTCAATGCCAAATGTCGGGGAAAAGGTTTTGCGAATTATTTTAGGGTATACCGATTATGTGAAGAGAGTAGTGTGGCTAAAGAATGAATAA
- a CDS encoding glycosyltransferase → MNKSKNFLFIGYAIPDCVMQEIELDDKFPAIQTHKFIWNFIKAIEYQGGINNTYISTRPVSEYPFYPLRIIRHHESNVKILNKIINIIEIPFINLGLLKIITRFSSVIFYGFLKFHTRKSKDGVIVYSVHVPFMLAGYIFSKIYNIELICLWTDPPAVPNKFDSRLKSFFRKLEFKLAKFLMRKADKVIVLTKYLAIDFAPNKPYLVIEGIIDNVDINQEMKRNKNSDKIRVVYTGSIAKRYGIKNIVDGFRLLKNKNVILEIYGSGDFSEELVEICKSEDNILYKGFLNRREILDIQRGADFLINARSSNEEYVKYSFPSKTLEYMCSGTPLITTMLPGIPLEYEEYILKLDNNEPEVIMLKLEELTFMDSKERIELGERAKKFAESKNYKYQGRKISEFLLSDFKRLKK, encoded by the coding sequence ATGAATAAAAGTAAAAACTTTCTATTTATTGGATACGCTATCCCTGATTGTGTGATGCAGGAAATAGAGTTGGACGATAAATTTCCAGCCATCCAGACTCATAAATTTATTTGGAACTTTATTAAAGCCATTGAGTATCAGGGAGGTATAAATAATACATATATATCAACGAGACCTGTTTCAGAATATCCATTTTACCCTTTGAGAATAATTAGGCATCATGAATCGAATGTAAAAATATTGAACAAAATAATAAATATTATTGAAATACCATTTATAAATCTAGGGTTACTAAAAATTATTACGAGGTTTTCTTCAGTAATTTTTTACGGTTTTTTGAAGTTCCATACGAGGAAGAGTAAAGACGGGGTAATTGTATATTCTGTCCATGTACCTTTCATGCTAGCAGGTTATATCTTTTCTAAAATATATAATATTGAATTAATTTGTTTATGGACTGACCCACCTGCTGTACCTAATAAATTTGACAGTCGATTAAAATCCTTTTTTAGGAAATTGGAATTTAAATTAGCAAAGTTTTTAATGAGGAAAGCTGATAAAGTTATAGTATTGACAAAGTACCTTGCAATAGATTTTGCACCTAATAAGCCATATTTAGTTATTGAGGGTATTATAGATAATGTAGATATTAATCAAGAAATGAAAAGAAACAAAAATTCAGATAAAATAAGAGTAGTATATACAGGTTCTATAGCTAAAAGGTATGGGATTAAAAATATTGTAGATGGCTTTAGACTGTTAAAGAATAAGAATGTTATTTTAGAGATATATGGTTCTGGGGATTTCTCGGAGGAATTGGTGGAGATTTGTAAATCTGAAGATAATATTTTATATAAAGGGTTTTTAAATAGAAGGGAAATTTTGGATATTCAACGCGGGGCAGATTTTTTAATTAATGCAAGATCGTCTAACGAAGAATATGTAAAATATTCCTTTCCTTCAAAAACTTTAGAATACATGTGTTCTGGAACACCTCTAATTACTACTATGTTACCTGGAATACCTCTTGAATACGAAGAATATATATTGAAACTCGATAATAATGAACCAGAAGTAATTATGTTGAAGCTAGAAGAATTAACTTTTATGGATAGTAAAGAGAGGATTGAATTGGGAGAGAGGGCCAAAAAATTTGCTGAAAGTAAAAATTATAAGTATCAAGGAAGAAAGATTTCAGAGTTTTTATTAAGTGACTTTAAGAGATTGAAAAAGTGA
- a CDS encoding EpsG family protein: MLLYLLVNIIVLMFSIVLVYEKKYTNKLPEIIYLLGVGTILVIFAGFRGDFTSDYNNYKELFEFYTSIPFSMIFEYQFGQELGYVIINKIVKLLTGDFILVAIIMAFLTILLFLKEFYKYSPYVWISVLLFITIGSYYASFNIVRQVLAAAIIFGGSRFLYERSFFKYILVIITASLFHKTALIMVIFYFISNIKLNLKKSLLIIFIFGFVFLVLDDILQIFNGFMYSHYLGSEYGMGSIGIKNIILPTLVMIFVLIHLKKLDFKDTKTRIWVNASVLYFYFSLLGLKIQMVQRIAEFFQPYILLLLPVIISRVNDIYLRVFYIFILIIFCILYNYFVLNNSGYDPYYFVTE, translated from the coding sequence ATGTTATTGTATTTGTTAGTAAATATTATTGTATTAATGTTTTCAATTGTACTTGTATATGAAAAAAAATATACTAACAAATTACCGGAAATAATTTATTTGCTTGGAGTAGGAACAATCCTAGTTATTTTTGCAGGTTTTAGAGGTGATTTTACTAGTGATTATAATAATTATAAGGAATTATTTGAGTTTTATACTTCAATACCATTTTCAATGATATTTGAATATCAATTTGGGCAAGAACTAGGTTATGTGATTATTAATAAGATAGTTAAGCTTTTAACTGGGGATTTTATCCTTGTAGCAATTATCATGGCATTCTTAACAATTTTACTATTTTTAAAGGAATTTTATAAATATTCACCTTATGTTTGGATAAGTGTACTTTTATTTATAACTATTGGTTCTTACTATGCTTCTTTTAATATTGTCAGACAAGTGTTAGCAGCAGCGATAATATTTGGGGGATCGAGGTTTCTTTATGAAAGAAGTTTTTTCAAATATATACTTGTTATAATCACAGCTTCACTTTTTCATAAAACGGCTCTAATAATGGTGATATTCTATTTTATTTCAAATATAAAGTTGAATTTGAAAAAATCGCTATTAATCATATTTATTTTTGGCTTTGTTTTTCTAGTGTTAGATGATATACTCCAAATATTTAATGGTTTTATGTATTCACATTACCTAGGTAGTGAATATGGAATGGGATCTATAGGAATAAAAAATATAATCCTGCCAACCTTAGTAATGATTTTCGTCCTAATTCATTTGAAAAAGTTAGACTTTAAAGACACTAAGACTAGAATTTGGGTGAATGCGAGTGTTTTGTATTTTTATTTCTCTCTATTAGGTTTAAAGATTCAAATGGTTCAAAGAATTGCCGAGTTTTTCCAACCATATATATTATTATTATTGCCCGTTATTATATCTCGAGTCAATGATATTTACTTAAGAGTTTTCTATATTTTTATTCTAATTATTTTCTGTATTCTATATAATTACTTTGTGTTAAATAATTCAGGATATGATCCATATTATTTCGTGACTGAATAA
- a CDS encoding glycosyltransferase family 4 protein produces the protein MRILWLVNIPLPEVSDLMNKPSSYLGGWLVNSSKYLSKKLELHILFPNYGEDKYTIHQGEGITYYGFRPIASKSEVKVLREGKNFSEILEKVQPDLVHIYGSEMSHSSVMVNICNQKDIKVVVSIQGLVSIIAEHTLANLPYKVIHGYTLRNIIKRDNIIGLKKIYDRQGKLERKLIKNAQYVIGRTTWDKACVLQINPHVTYFHCDETLRESFYKGKWDINTCEKKSIFLSQAHYPIKGLHFLIKALPIIIEKFPETKVYISGKDFTKSTSFFGKFTQTYYEKYIKRMIKKYNLQKYILFLGPLDEKKMHERFLTSNVFLSSSTIENESNSVSEARILGVPVVASYVGGVIDRIDHGVDGYLFQHDAYYMLAHYICQIFENDKIATEFSSKSRERAIELYDVEKNNSKLINIYKSILSNDV, from the coding sequence GTGAGAATTTTATGGTTAGTTAATATACCATTGCCAGAAGTAAGCGATTTAATGAATAAACCTTCTTCATATTTAGGAGGGTGGTTGGTTAATTCTTCTAAATATTTATCAAAAAAATTAGAGCTACACATACTTTTTCCGAATTATGGTGAAGACAAATATACTATTCATCAAGGAGAGGGTATTACGTATTATGGTTTTAGACCAATTGCTTCAAAATCTGAAGTGAAAGTTTTGAGAGAGGGGAAGAATTTTTCAGAAATCCTAGAAAAAGTCCAACCAGATTTGGTACATATTTATGGATCAGAAATGTCCCATTCATCAGTTATGGTTAATATTTGTAATCAAAAAGATATAAAAGTGGTAGTTTCAATTCAAGGGCTAGTTTCTATCATTGCAGAACATACTCTGGCAAATTTGCCGTATAAAGTTATTCATGGATATACGTTAAGAAATATTATAAAAAGAGATAATATTATAGGTTTAAAAAAAATTTATGATAGACAAGGTAAATTAGAAAGAAAATTAATCAAAAATGCTCAGTATGTTATTGGTAGAACTACTTGGGACAAAGCTTGTGTGTTACAAATAAATCCACATGTAACATACTTCCACTGTGATGAAACATTAAGAGAAAGTTTTTATAAAGGGAAATGGGATATAAATACTTGTGAGAAAAAGTCGATTTTTTTGAGTCAAGCTCATTATCCTATAAAGGGATTGCATTTTTTAATTAAAGCACTGCCAATAATAATAGAAAAGTTCCCTGAAACTAAAGTATATATTAGTGGTAAAGATTTCACTAAATCGACTAGTTTCTTTGGGAAGTTTACTCAAACTTATTATGAGAAATATATTAAAAGAATGATAAAGAAATATAATCTACAAAAGTATATATTGTTTTTAGGCCCTCTAGATGAAAAAAAAATGCATGAAAGATTTTTAACATCTAATGTTTTTTTATCTTCTTCAACTATTGAAAATGAGTCGAATTCTGTAAGTGAAGCTAGAATTTTAGGGGTGCCAGTAGTAGCTTCATATGTAGGTGGTGTCATTGATAGAATTGACCACGGGGTAGACGGATACTTATTTCAACATGATGCATATTACATGTTAGCCCATTATATTTGTCAAATTTTTGAGAATGATAAAATTGCAACTGAGTTTTCGAGCAAATCAAGAGAGAGAGCAATTGAATTATATGATGTTGAAAAAAATAATAGCAAATTAATTAATATTTATAAATCTATTTTAAGTAATGACGTTTAA
- a CDS encoding glycosyltransferase family 2 protein — MEKKVSVILLTYNHEKYISQAIESILIQKTNFDFEILIGDDCSTDRTFEVLSEYQKEYPEKIKIFRRESNGGATANYYKLLKESKGEFIAPLEGDDYWLRSDRLQILVDFLEENVEYVCVSHKRERRDLKHVLLGYDPDECMVSKRFSIENFLVGERFSLAGVLYRNFILNSGDTYKDYIQTTRNVADFQMCMCLLNLGPTFILNEVFGTYRVRKGENESNYNSITTPIQQYKDYMAILNATEEFFNKKYDFFDEKVDKSAKILFVCLKNLDFKHIVEILKSIKYKRAVFKKAIQLLETVLTKGEHWNVKKYIKK; from the coding sequence ATGGAGAAAAAGGTAAGTGTAATATTATTAACTTATAATCATGAAAAATATATTTCGCAAGCGATAGAAAGTATTTTAATTCAAAAAACAAATTTTGATTTTGAAATCTTAATAGGTGATGATTGTTCAACTGATAGAACCTTTGAGGTTTTATCTGAATATCAAAAAGAATATCCAGAAAAGATTAAAATTTTCCGAAGGGAGTCAAATGGTGGTGCAACAGCTAATTACTATAAGTTGTTAAAGGAAAGTAAAGGGGAATTCATTGCTCCTCTTGAAGGAGATGATTATTGGTTACGAAGTGATCGTTTGCAGATATTAGTTGATTTTTTAGAGGAAAATGTAGAATATGTTTGTGTAAGTCATAAAAGAGAACGTAGAGATTTAAAACATGTTTTATTAGGATACGACCCAGATGAATGTATGGTTTCAAAAAGATTTTCTATAGAAAATTTTTTAGTAGGAGAGCGGTTTTCGCTAGCGGGAGTACTTTATAGGAATTTTATCTTGAATAGTGGCGATACTTATAAAGATTATATACAAACTACTCGAAATGTTGCTGATTTCCAAATGTGTATGTGTTTATTGAATTTAGGTCCAACATTTATTCTAAATGAAGTATTTGGTACGTATAGGGTTAGAAAAGGAGAAAATGAATCAAATTATAATTCTATAACCACACCAATTCAGCAGTACAAAGATTATATGGCTATTTTAAATGCTACAGAGGAATTTTTTAATAAGAAATATGATTTTTTTGATGAGAAAGTAGATAAATCTGCAAAAATACTATTCGTTTGTTTGAAAAACCTGGATTTTAAACATATTGTTGAGATTTTGAAAAGTATAAAATATAAAAGAGCAGTTTTTAAAAAAGCAATCCAACTTTTGGAAACAGTTTTAACAAAAGGTGAGCATTGGAATGTCAAAAAGTACATTAAAAAATAA
- a CDS encoding lipopolysaccharide biosynthesis protein, whose protein sequence is MSKSTLKNKIITGIFWKLLENSSVQIITFIIQLILARLLLPEEFGIIALTLSFIVIANVFINTGFTSALIQKEEISNIEKSTIFWVNLTISFGLYLTIFILAEDLAELFSSPILSDILKIQGITIVISSIASVHNVILNRELQFKKMFKYRLIAVLCQGGVGITLALKGLEIWSLVISNIVFTIIMTGTILLVVKWRPEFRVSFEVLRELFTFSINIFLMNFLNALASNIQTFIIGKSFDILTLGYYNRGQQFPLIIMQNIDGTINSVMFPALSKYQGDHIQFLGVFRRALKTSVYIVFPILMTLILVSESLIFILLGEKWLPSVPFLIIWCLICMTWPFSIRTNALNALGKTKIALALNISTQIISVILMLVTLQLGIYALVFSIFLASVINFVIGVFISKGVLKYSYLQQIKDIYPVILLTLVTGGVMFFIGQVIENHYLKPIFQIITGGITYLFSSIIFKVEAFSYLKTSLFNKKIG, encoded by the coding sequence ATGTCAAAAAGTACATTAAAAAATAAAATTATAACGGGGATTTTTTGGAAGTTACTAGAAAACTCTAGTGTCCAAATAATAACATTTATTATTCAATTAATATTAGCAAGGCTTCTATTGCCTGAGGAATTTGGAATTATTGCACTTACTTTAAGTTTTATCGTAATTGCTAATGTATTTATAAATACAGGATTTACTTCGGCCCTTATTCAAAAAGAGGAAATTTCCAATATAGAAAAGTCTACAATATTTTGGGTGAACTTAACTATATCTTTTGGGTTGTATTTAACAATTTTTATTTTAGCAGAAGATTTGGCTGAACTTTTTTCTTCTCCTATATTAAGCGATATTTTAAAAATTCAAGGAATCACAATTGTAATTTCATCGATAGCCTCAGTTCATAATGTAATCTTGAATAGAGAGTTACAATTTAAAAAAATGTTTAAATATCGATTAATAGCGGTGTTGTGCCAAGGAGGAGTTGGAATTACACTTGCACTAAAAGGATTAGAGATATGGTCTCTAGTGATTTCTAATATAGTATTTACAATAATTATGACTGGAACAATATTATTAGTTGTTAAATGGAGACCTGAATTTAGAGTTTCTTTTGAAGTATTAAGAGAGCTATTCACATTTAGTATAAATATTTTTTTAATGAATTTTCTGAATGCTTTAGCGAGCAATATCCAAACTTTTATAATTGGTAAAAGTTTTGATATTTTAACACTAGGCTACTATAATAGAGGACAGCAGTTTCCTTTAATTATAATGCAGAATATTGATGGTACAATTAATTCTGTAATGTTCCCAGCTTTATCAAAATATCAAGGTGATCATATTCAATTTTTAGGGGTCTTTAGAAGAGCTTTAAAGACAAGTGTCTATATTGTTTTTCCAATATTAATGACATTAATATTGGTATCTGAGTCTCTGATTTTTATTTTATTAGGTGAGAAATGGTTACCAAGTGTTCCGTTTTTAATTATTTGGTGTTTAATTTGTATGACATGGCCATTCTCTATTCGTACTAATGCACTCAATGCATTAGGTAAAACAAAGATAGCATTAGCTCTCAATATTTCCACTCAAATTATATCGGTGATTTTAATGTTAGTTACACTACAATTAGGTATTTATGCTTTGGTTTTTAGTATTTTTCTAGCGTCAGTGATTAATTTTGTAATAGGAGTATTTATAAGTAAAGGAGTTTTGAAATATAGTTATCTTCAACAAATAAAAGATATTTACCCTGTTATATTATTAACACTTGTTACAGGAGGAGTAATGTTTTTTATTGGACAGGTTATAGAGAATCATTATCTAAAGCCTATATTTCAAATTATTACTGGGGGAATTACTTACCTATTTAGTTCCATAATCTTTAAGGTAGAGGCATTCTCTTATTTAAAAACTAGTTTATTTAATAAGAAAATAGGTTGA
- a CDS encoding WbqC family protein, which yields MKVAIMQPYFFPYLGYFSLIKNTDQFILFDTVQYMRHGWIERNRILKPQEGWQYVQAPLMKHSKSTSIKDIQIKNEDNWKERIIRQLEHYKKKAPYYNEVISVVRLALELDTDSIVKLNENILKVVCAYIGIDLSVKVFSEMDITIKKVHAPDEWALNICESLGGIQEYWNPQGGIEFFNRKKYSDAGLTINFLKINLESYSQKRRAFEAGLSIIDVMMFNSPEEIRKMLDNYELI from the coding sequence TTGAAAGTAGCAATTATGCAGCCTTATTTTTTCCCTTATTTGGGGTATTTTAGTTTGATAAAAAATACTGATCAATTTATATTATTTGATACAGTACAATATATGAGACATGGATGGATTGAAAGAAATAGAATTTTAAAACCCCAAGAGGGATGGCAGTATGTACAAGCCCCTTTAATGAAACATTCTAAAAGCACATCAATAAAAGATATTCAAATAAAAAATGAAGATAACTGGAAAGAAAGAATTATTAGACAATTAGAACATTATAAAAAGAAAGCCCCCTACTATAATGAGGTAATTTCTGTTGTGAGATTAGCTTTAGAACTTGATACAGATAGTATTGTAAAATTAAATGAAAATATTCTTAAGGTTGTTTGTGCATATATTGGTATTGATTTAAGTGTAAAAGTTTTTTCTGAAATGGATATTACTATAAAAAAAGTTCATGCTCCAGATGAATGGGCCTTAAATATTTGTGAATCTTTAGGAGGGATACAAGAGTATTGGAACCCTCAAGGTGGTATAGAATTCTTCAATCGAAAAAAGTACTCTGATGCAGGTCTAACAATAAATTTCCTTAAAATTAATTTAGAATCGTATTCCCAGAAAAGGAGAGCGTTTGAAGCTGGGTTATCTATAATCGACGTTATGATGTTTAATAGCCCAGAAGAAATACGCAAAATGTTAGATAACTATGAACTTATTTGA
- a CDS encoding GNAT family N-acetyltransferase, translating into MYRLRELQREDIPKINKWRNNEELIRLLGAPFRFINIDVDYKWYDNYMSNRDRAVRCAIVDTENKHDILGLVSLTNIDLLNQSAIFHIMIGDANVRGKGLGHFATTKILLHAFTNMNIHRIELSVLTNNIPAIQLYEKVGFKKEGISRESIYKDGQFVDVQIMSILKYEFLNSQGVL; encoded by the coding sequence ATGTATAGGCTAAGGGAACTTCAGAGAGAAGACATACCGAAGATTAATAAATGGCGTAATAACGAAGAATTGATAAGATTACTAGGTGCACCATTTCGTTTTATAAATATCGATGTGGATTATAAATGGTATGACAATTACATGAGTAATCGAGATAGAGCAGTAAGGTGTGCAATTGTAGATACTGAAAATAAACATGATATTTTAGGTTTAGTTAGTTTAACAAATATAGATTTACTTAATCAAAGTGCGATTTTTCATATTATGATTGGTGACGCCAATGTTCGCGGTAAGGGACTAGGTCATTTTGCAACTACAAAAATTCTACTGCATGCTTTTACAAATATGAATATACATAGAATTGAACTGAGTGTCCTAACTAATAATATACCTGCTATCCAGCTTTATGAAAAAGTAGGGTTTAAAAAAGAAGGAATTTCTCGCGAATCTATCTATAAAGATGGTCAATTTGTTGATGTTCAAATCATGTCAATATTAAAGTATGAATTTCTTAACTCCCAAGGAGTGCTATAA